A single region of the Vicia villosa cultivar HV-30 ecotype Madison, WI linkage group LG4, Vvil1.0, whole genome shotgun sequence genome encodes:
- the LOC131598489 gene encoding LOW QUALITY PROTEIN: polyadenylate-binding protein 8-like (The sequence of the model RefSeq protein was modified relative to this genomic sequence to represent the inferred CDS: substituted 2 bases at 2 genomic stop codons): MEDESNNDIIVYDVSFDKNISSKNVVSVANGGLGVGRFENVSLYVRDLDGNMNEGQLYELSSQIAQMVFIGVCRNQTKRSSLEYAYVNFSNAHDDNNTLHDTFATFGHVLSCKIAIDDIGQSREYGFVQFDNDAIGQSRGYGFVQFDNDAIGQSRGYGFFLFVGRAQIKPKRKVELKAKFEQEKIKRXEKXKGANLYLKNLDDNLNEEKLKELFSEIGTITSGKKEKLDYNMS, encoded by the exons ATGGAGGATGAATCCAACAATGATATAATTGTATACGATGTAAGCTTCGACAAGAATATAAGCAGCAAG AATGTTGTTTCGGTGGCAAACGGTGGTCTCGGTGTTGGGAGATTTGAGAATGTGTCTCTGTATGTTAGAGATCTTGATGGGAATATGAATGAGGGTCAGCTTTATGAACTATCCAGTCAGATTGCTCAGATGGTTTTCATAGGGGTTTGTAGGAATCAGACCAAGAGATCATCGCTTGAATATGCTTATGTCAACTTCTCTAATGCTCATGATG ATAACAATACATTGCATGATACCTTTGCTACTTTTGGACATGTTCTTTCTTGTAAGATAGCTATTGACGATATTGGTCAGTCAAGAGAATATGGGTTTGTTCAATTTGACAATGATGCCATTGGTCAATCAAGAGGATATGGGTTTGTTCAATTTGACAATGATGCCATTGGTCAATCAAGGGGATATGGGTTT TTTTTATTTGTGGGGAGGGCTCAGATAAAACCAAAAAGGAAGGTAGAGTTAAAAGCCAAATTTGAGCAAGAAAAGATAAAAAGGTAAGAGAAATGAAAGGGTGCTAATTTGTACTTGAAAAATCTTGATGACAATCTTAATGAAGAAAAGTTGAAGGAGTTATTTTCTGAGATTGGAACAATAACATCGGGTAAG AAAGAAAAATTGGATTACAATATGAGTTGA